TTGACGctcaggtgggggggggggatttctcCTCTGTATCACTCTACACTTGTCCAACATTATTCTGAACATGAATCTGAGAATATCACAAATAGAACTGAAAGGGTACAGTGACCACACAACCTGTCATGGACAAAACTTAAAAGGCCTTTGGtagaacaaggagaaaagaacaaTGCTCTGAAAACCCTCAAAGCCCTCAGAAAGCCTGGTAAACCTGAAGTGAGACTCCTGTTTGGCCTATTCTGGTTGCCTCAAGATAGACCTGTCCCTGTAAATGTTAGGGAACAGGGGCAGTCTACACTAACAGGATGAGGTCCCAAATACCTGTGAGCTTGCCTGATAACAGCCTTTACTCTTTAAACAGCTTTTAAGGAAAATACACAAAAAGTAAAGAGCAGCTCAAACAGGACCCATATCgagaaaacacaacagaaattCACTTTCTCTAGGAACTTCTAGCTCCTGTCTTTCCCTAAATTAACTGAGATCAGCTCAGCTAGAAAAGGGGCACTAGCCCAACAGGAAAGGAAACCAGGGATTCTTTAGATGTgtgaagatttttattattttgagacagggtctatgtatgTAGATTtgaatgacctggaactcactatatagaccaagttggcctttcacagagatccatatgcctctgtctcccaggattaaaagtgtacaccacTATACTCAGCAGTTTTTTGATTTTAAGGAAAGGATCCCACAGTGGTACACAGGCTAACCTTGATCTCAGTATGCAGTTCTGCCTCTACCATCCCAACGGAGGAATTCAAAATGTGTGCCAATATGCTTCACTTCAAAACGTCTTTTCCATCTTCAAAACAGATTAGCTTACAAGGTAGGTTTCCATTACATTTTCATGTATAAAGGGctataatttcctttcttttctgagatagCATATCTTACTATATCCCCAGCTGTCATGGTACTATGCAGACTAAGCTAGCATAGAACCCAGAACCTTAGGCATACTAACCAAGTGCTCTGGCACTGACCTGATTTCTCAGCCCAATTAATACTTAAGAAgcaaaaacagtattttaaaatgtttacataatttagagattttaaaaaacaaaaaaacaacaacaaaaaaaccccctcCCTTTCCAGATCTTTCTTTGCCATACGTAACGGTGTATGTGTGTTACACTGTTTGGTACCATACACTTTTTAAATGAAACCACATGCTTTCATTtgatctttcatttatttttttaaatttgagacagACTTCATTGGAGTCTCTctgtaaccaaggctggcctcagcaTACAAATCAACCTGTGTCACCTGCCTAAGTGCTGGATGTGGGCATGTGTCATCACACTGGGCTCTAACCTGCTTCTCATCACTAGATATACTATAAAGAGCCTTTATGTATTTATCCACACTGAATTTCCCTCATGCTTTGAAAGCTAGAGATTGAACTTGGGATTTCCCACATACTAGACAATCACaccagtggtcctcagccttcctgatgctgggatCCTTTAAtaagttcctcaggctgtggtgacccccagccataacattttcattgttacttaataactgtgattttgctgctgttataaatataatataaatgtcttgatatgcaggatatatgaTATGCAAACCTTTTGAAATGGTCATTTACCGAGCCCCCATACCCCAAGGGGTCACGACCCATAAGCTGAGAACCAATGATCTGTGCCCTCAGCCCCAATTTCACTTCTTTTTGCAGGTTTGGGCACTAACATTACACATTCAACACACATGAGGAGTTGGGGTCGGGGTGCTAGTACTGCCTGCCTACCTCAGGTTGCTACAGATACTCTAGCCATCTTACTGTATTCTTGAGGATCAGGATCTTTTAGGAACAATAGCACCAAAACTCAAGAGTTTGCATCTAGAAGGCTAGgacaggagaatcaagagttgtaggccagccaaagatatgtataaaacaaaaaccactatTACCACCAACAAAAAGACGAAATAATTTAGAAATGTTGCTGCATAAGGAACTTACCTTTCGGAGGATGTCTTCAGCTAATGTGAGGAACGCCTTTTCGATGTTTATATTTGCTTTTGCACTAGTCTCAAAAAACCTAATACCATGCTCCCTTGCAAtctaaaatagaagcaaaaagaaaaagttatgcAACTGCCAAATGTGGGCAGACAACTGTGGCGGTAACATGTTAGAGGGAACAATTATGGAACTCTGAAAGCAGTAGTGTCAGCTAGAATGTGAAGACCATTTTAAGGAGTCAAGATCTTAAAAAGAGAGGTAGGTAATAAAAACAACCTTCTCTCTACCTCAAGAGTTCATTGAGATATACTCAATCAGGTATTCTGTCCATACTTTAGAAGCTCAGTGTGATATAGCTAATTTCTGCTTGCCACAGTCTCTTAGTTATAACTTCATAATCTTAATAACTGACATACTAAAGCTCTAAGATTAAAACAACAACTGCTGACACATATCTCTTACATGGCTTATATAAAGCACAGATGTGGCCTTCCGCCCCACGTTAGTGACATAGTGGAAAAGTCTCTCCCAGGGTAAGCTGTGTTTCATAAGTACTTTTTCTAAGATCCAGCAGGGCCGCTTAGCACATCAGCACTGCGGTCACAGCAAGCAGTCCCCTGTCTCTATCACGGAGCTCTGCCTACTCACTCGTACCTGTTCTCCTTTGCCTTTCGGTACAACTCTCTTGTCGTCCATGTCACACTTGTTCCCTAGTAGCATCCTTTCCACATCTTCATTGGCATGCTGAAACGGGAAAAATTATTACCGCTGCACACTCACATGATTGAttacttaatattttctaaagagaCTGTATGTTTCTTACATTCATGTATTTTTCTATGTAACTGTGcatgtggtgtggtgtatgtgtaagTCTGCAGGGACACAGACCCACACATGGGTACATAGAcacagagacttttttttaaattctgagacAGGGACTTGGAACCATCaactggctagactggctgaccagtgagtgAGCCCCAGGGTTCCCTGTCTCCCAAGCCTATacatggagctggggagatggctcagtggttaagaacactggctgctcttgcagagaaacctagggtcaattcccagaacctacatggcagctccTAACTGtgtaactatagttccaggggatctgatgccctcttctggcctctacgaGTACTCCATACAGGCAGTTGGCACAGACAAGGCAGCTAAAACACTCATACTAATAAACAACAAAATCCTACTCTGCCACACCTGAGTTTTATggtttctagaaaaaaatgaatgaacctAGTTCTCATGTGTGCCTAGCCAACACTTCAactgctatctttttttttaagatttgttttttgtttgtttgtttattacatgtaaatacattgtagctgtcttccgacactccagaagagggcatcagatctcattacagatggttgtgagccaccatgtggttgctgggatttgaactcagcacctttggaagagcagtcagtgctcttaaccgctaagccatctctccagccactaagCTATCTTACTAGCCTTAAATTTTCCTTAAAAACCTACAAATTTTAAACTACCTAACAAAAGACATACAATCCCTAAAATTCACTCCAAATGTTAATTCCCTTCTAAAGAACTTGTCTACTTCTAAACATATTCTCTccaaaaagcaagatatggatacTATCTGAAACAGATCACTTATACATATTTAAGCTGACTAGACTATACCATGTAAATACATGCCTTAAGACAAGTTCTATAGAGCCCTTGTCATCTCTAGTAACTACACTGCTATTAGGAGATCTCAggcatttaattaaaaacaaattcaaaatccCAGTATTCTATTCTGAAGGTGGAGGCAAGAGCCACAAGttgccacaagttcaaagctGTTGGTCTACATAATGGCTttcaggctagtctgggctacagaaacctagctgaaaaaaaaaaacaaaaaaaaacagaaaacaaacaaacaagcaaaaacaaaaaccgcAACCCTCCCCCAAAAAACCACCCCTAAAACCCTAAACTGCTGATTTGAgtttaaagaaatcatttaaagaaataattaaatgaattttaactAGGGACAGGACAAAATTTCCCAACAATGTTTAACATGGAGGCTGGATGTAGTAGTCAGTGCCTGACTcccatctcagcactcagaaggtggagacaggtgaaACCCCTGTAAATTACAAAgtcagccaggcctacacagtgagAGTTTATGCGAGCGAGAACATGCACACCAGGAACTTGGGCCTGGGCCTAGCTCCCCACTGTGTGCTAGTCTGCTTTAAAGTGCTACAAAAAAGACCAATGGTGGCCAACATGCAGCAAGAACATACTTCTTATTTAGTAAAAAGTTCCTACTGATATGAGAAGGCTTTGTAGTTATGATCTTGGCTTGGCCTTTTTTCCCCAATCACTATCCCTTTTATATGAAGTAAGAGATCCGACTATACCAAAactaagaaaaaggaaagtaCCTAATGAATAACTGACACTTGCTTCTCAGCACTCCTTCCCCAATTCATACAAGTCAAAACAGCACTAAAAATTCTTCATTCATGAAATTAAACCTAAGCTCAGGTGGGCAGAGCGCACTGGCGTGCAAATGAGCTGTGGTGGATTTGCAGCACCCACATGTAGCTCACACGCATCTGTGAACTCTAGTTCCAGGCACCTCAGGCACTCTTCAAACTTctgtggcaccaggcacacatggcctgcacatacatacatccatgcaGACAAAACCTTCATAGCTACAATACATCtaaacatgcctgtaatcctaacacttgggaggtagagatagaggTTCAGGGATTTAGGGACAGAGAGCTGAGGCTAACCTAGGCTCCGTGAGACCCTGGCTTAAagacccaaacccaaaacaaacaattaaacaaaacCTTTTGCATACCTAAATGGCAGCATCAATACAAGAGGAAACTAGAGACAGTGTTTACTGTTGCTTGTAGCAGCCTGAGCAGTTCTTTTTAGAGACCTAAACCCAGTTAAGCTAGAGCCTTAACGGAATTTCAGCATAacctaggggggaaaaaaagcatctcTCATTTCTGCGCTttctagaagaaagaaagctCAACAGCTAAGAACATTCACTGGTCTTCCAGAGaacacaagttcagttcccagcacccacaccagatCAAACACAATCACATCTAACTCCTGCTTCAGCGgtatctgatactctcttctgacaTTACAGAGGTAGTATTTGTTCATACAGGCACATTCATATAAGTAAaattaagtcttttaaaaaagagaatttgGGGACACGTCAGTGTGAAACAGGCGTTggtttatttagatttttaacaCGCATTTAGCATGGGTAGAAATGGGGAGCCGGAGAGGACTGTGCACTTAGTTGTTAGTATGATCTCAAGAGTCACATTTAAGCAACTATTATACATATGActtgtggtttctgttttttaaagaaaaattctcactatatagctttggtggccttgaactcagagacatctgcctgcttctacctcccaagtgctggggagggttaaaggcatgcatcacacCATGCCTGGGATTTTTGGATGGCTCTTAAATTACTTTGTTCTAAGGGACCTTCCACCTGTTTCTGCCCTCTTTTTCTGTAAGTGACATCACAAGCTGGTTTCTGAAGCACCTTAGATAAGATTACAGACTTGTAAAGTAAAACCACACATCACAAGCATTGCAGAGAGAGCTAAGgcacattttcattataaatgaCACTTAAGTAATAACATTTTCAGAAAATTACAAGCTAGTATCTGGGGAAGGACGAAGGCCACACGTGAAGGTCATTCATATATGCCAAGACCTTAAGCATATTATCTACAAATCCTTATTGgaggatgtcttagtcagggtttctattcctgcacaaacatcatgaccaagaagcaagttggggaggaaagggtttattcggcttacacttccatactgctgttcatcaccaaaggaagtcaggactggaactcaagcaggtcagaaagcaggagctgatgcagaggccatggagggatgttctttactggcttgcttcccctggcttacacggcctgctctcttatagaacccaagactaccagtctggagatggtcccacccacaagggtcctttcccccttgatcactaattgagaaaatgccttacagttggatctcatggaggcatttcctcaactgaagctcctttctctgtgataactccagctgtgtcaagttgacacaaaaatagccagtacagaggaGTCGgctttatacagaagaaaaaaaaaaaaaaaggtctctaTCTTTGTAGGCAAATCACACAGTAAACTTTACTAACTGCATTGGCATTCTTGACTCTCGAACCGGGCAGAATTTCAAGCAGACTCTGGGACATGGGGCACATTTCTCAATTCATGCCCCATTAGCCTCACtcagttttctttcctgctttacAAGTATGTTACCAAGACAGTAAGAAGGactgagagatagctcagttaggAGACTGCTTGCCTAGTGCACAGGAAGCTCTGGGATCAATCCCTAGCAGCAGATAAactggaagaggcagaaggattaaagtcatgctcagcaaggtcaaggccagcctgaactacatgagacctcTCAAAAGACAGCAAAAAGGCTACCCACAAAACAGGCAATACTTGCAAATCAGGTATTTATCACTGAGAATATACAGAGCTTCAAGGCAATGAAATGATTTGGTGGGTCAAGAGGTttgctctggggctggagagatgattcagtggttaaaagcacggactgttcttccaaaggtcctgagttctatttccagcaaccacaaggtggctcacaaccatctgcaatgtgatctgatgccctcttctggtgtgtctgaagtcagctacagtgtactcacatataaaaaaaaaaaaatctaaaaaaaaaaaaaaaaaaaaaaaatgcttgctcTGTCAGCACGGGGACCATGAATTGGATCCCTTAAAAGCCATATAAAGGTGTAAAGAGAACACAGACTCtatgaggttgtcttctgaccgcTACATGTGTGCCCGGACAAGCAGTGTCTTAAtacctaaacattttaaaatgcctgGAGCAATATGACTTTTCCATAACTtactaattaaaaacattttaatcactcaataaaaaaatcactgagAAATAATTCATTTAGAGAAAAGCATCAGGAAAACCACTGGTAATTTTTATTATCTTGAATACATAGAATTATTGAACAAATTCTGAAGAGAAACTGTTCAGATTGTTTAGGGAGAGATGGCACATGCTCCTGCTATGTCTTACCTCATCTATGTTTCTAAGCCACTTGCTGATGTTTTCAAAGCTTTTACCGTTGGTGATGTCATACACTAGCATGATGCCCATTGCTCCTCTGTAGTAGGAGGTTGTGATGGTGTGAAATCGCTCCTGGCCTGCTGTGTCCCTGAAATAACCaccaataattttattgagtactttaaTATCACTAAACTTCAAATAAAGAGTAAAACAGAATAGTAgtaaaaatatagattaaaagTCACTATTTACCACAAAGGAGACACAGAACAAGCACTCATAactcttttctttgagacaggctgaGCTCAAACTTTAGGAAGGCTTGAACTCATATCTAATGGCAAAACCAAATCTTGACATCAGTGTTATGTTGGGGGATAGTTTTATGCACTGTGTATtgagatgctgatttctgtgcccagaGATGTGGCTGCACTGCCAAGCATCTCCCGTCTCAATGTtgtgtaaaaattgttttctatcacctctgattggttaataaagagctgatcagccaatTGCTGGACAGAGGAAAAAGACCAGAAAGAGTGAGGATTTGCCATGGGCAGGTTGCCAGGGGAGACGTCCCAAGGACACTGATGGTGCATGAGCAGCCACGGCCAAGACTAAGATGGCAGATAAAGGGACACATGGCTGGGGTAGGCAGCCAGAGAGGGTTAGAATACATGAATATCTTCCCAGATATAGTGCTGAAGCTTATAATATATATGAGGTCTCCTAGAGCTATAAtgggtagggaaaaaaaaaacccaaaactacttCTACAGTGTTATCTATGACAGAATCCAGATTTCACtcttttgcttttccctgatttttatatataaatagttCTCTACATGCTGGGGCTGGCAACATGGGTCAGTAGCtaagagcagttgttgctcttgcagaggacccaggttctatttgTAGCCcacaacaccctcttctaacctctataGGCATCAGGAATttatggtgtacacacacacacacacacacaccataatttaaattatatttacttgTTGGGCATATAGATGGGCATGTGTGCAtcatggtgtatgtgtggaggtaaCAGAGCAACATGCAGGGGTTGGCactttccttccaccacgtggatCATGGGATCAAATTCAATTgtagcttggtggcaagcacctctcCTCACTGAACCAGCTTCCTGGACCCTTTATTCTGTTTTAATACCCTGTGTGTCTGTGGCTTCCTCTTTATCACATTATCTTGGCCTACTTATTGCcgctaaataaaatgtttttaaattatgtggcTAATTCTTCTTAGTGTACTTTGTTAAAACTGCAAACTACACTGCTCTACACAATTTTACAAGAAGCTTTTGTCTATGTTTAAAACAAATACACCTCCTAGCAAACTTTTTTTACAGTGTTAAAACCTGAATTCattgggactggaaagatggctcagctgtttagagcactgactgctctcccagaggtcctgagttcaattcccaacaaccacatggtgactcacaaccatctgtaataggatctgatgtcctcttctggtgtgtctgaagagagctgcagtgaactcatatacataaaataaataaataaatctttttttaaaaatcctgaatTCATGGCTTTAAGTATGTCTAACAAGatttctaccactgagatatatcCCACCCACTGCTCCCCTCAGCAAACATCTATAAAGACTGTCTGTAGTCGCTGTTTCTCCATAGATCTTTGTTAATTAACTCAGAGGGGTGAACAGGGGTGTGTTTGCTAGGGATTGACCTAAGCAGGATCACACTTAGCAAAGCACATTCTCTGAGTACTGAGCTGCAGACTGTATTCCATGCCCCTCAACCGACTCTAGTCATAGTCCTCTTATTTAATCCAGAGAGACCGTGTTTCAAAAGAGCACCAATAATCTTGTCTTCAATTCAGCAgccatttttttctctattatctCAGTCACTAAGTAGGATCACAAACAGTTGACCATGTCATCTAGGATTATAGAGATTTGATTATGTATCTTAGGCTAACCTCACAATCCTCATTCCTCAGCTTCACAAATGTTGCAATTTGCAAGCATGCTCCCACCATCCAACTAAAAATGATCGTCCAGTGTTGCCCAAGGAGGTGAGAAGGGGGCAGACCCTCTGGAGGTGGAATTATAGAccacttgtgagctgcctgatagaggtgctgggaactgaacttaagtcttttgaaagagcagcaagaactcttagctgctgagccatttctctggtccTGTGTTTGAAGTTTGGAACAAAGGCCAAACTCACGTAAAAGGTCTGAATTATTCTATACTGCTACCAGTAACAGATGAGGGTAACACACGTAGGTAGGTCCTTACCTCATGGTTACTGGTTTTTTGATGATAGCCATCCTAGAGGAGTTGAAGTGGTAGTATTGTGGTTTGGATttatgtttcatttctgtttgttgaCAATGTTGGATATCTTAAAAGTATTGACCATGTaaacagttttataaaaatgtattaatatctcttatttttaaaatgtatttatgtattttgtgggCACTTTGCATGCACAATGTTattagaagagggcactgggaggATTCAGCAGCAGTGACTGGCTACAGAGCTCATGAAAGCAATGCCAAGACAAGGATACCAAGATCCTGGAGGAGATAGATCCCTGAAGTCCATTcagtttttcttgttattatttcttttttccatcttcgtgtgtctgtgtgtgcatgtgtatgtatgtatgcccaAGGCTGATGTCAGGATCAGAGCTTGATTGCTCTCCCATATTACTCATCGCACCAGGGTCTCCTAAGCAACCTTATCGCTGCTGATACGGCTAGTCTCAATAGCCACCTTGCTTTGAGGATCTCTCCTCCACCGTTCcagactggaattacaggccaaTGCTGCCAACCACCCAGCATTTATGTGGTTCTAGGGAATCTTAACTCTGGTCATCCTATTTGTACAGCAAAAccttaaacactgagccagcTTTCACCCCTAAGTGTGCCAGTACAGGAGCAGATAGAATGGCACGCAGACCAGGGTCAAGACTGCCTCCACCCCAAAAATGAACTGTAACAATTGCGTTGGTCAGGATGTTGAGGGCTCCACTAGCCACTGTCAACTACAGAGTTATTCTGCTGGCCAACATGCCCATCATCCTGAGCACCCTCTGGTCTTCTGCAGGGAATTTGGTCACCGTGACTGCACTGGTAGCCTCTCTCACTCTCCACCCAGAGGGAATAGAATCGTCTCAGAACTAGTTCTCTAGTCTCATGTTAATCAGACATGCTTTGAAGCACTTTATAACTAAACACGAGAAAGTAACAAGAGAGAATCAGGAAATTGGAAATGAGAAAAACCGAGATTATCATTCAACTCCTTTGCTTTGAGTCATTTGTAGAATTTAACTGAAAACCTTGACAGCCAAggcaagaagggagaggaaatatTGGGCAACTCAGAACAAATTACTTTTCCCCCTAGAAGTTGAAAGGAGGGGATACTTAagtaattatttttcataaaactcCTTCTTGTTCTGTGCAGGAAGCAGATGCAGctgcatgggccaagatgtttactgccttgcctgagcatgcgCGCAGGCTGCCTGCTGGGCTAGACTATCCCTTGtgatccggacctgtcagcctattggtgaccgacctgagctcaCGCTTTGAGGGcatgtgaattctgattggatgaggtggggtggagctagatgaggtcagtcgGCTCGAGTTCAGGAGGtttgttgtttagcccttgccctaagtagaagctagttgtagtaagagaagctgttgtaagggGAGTTGTAAGAAAAGCTGCAGAAGGAGAACAAGTAAAGATGCTGTTgcatgaacccgacttggtgtccgtGTCGTTCGTGTCTCTCCGGCTCAAAGGACCTGTAGCATTCTGactgttaatataaaaaaatactaagaatGGTAGAGGataggggactgggaggaggtgAGCAGTAatcagggtgtaaagtgaatgaatgaatcaataaattaatGAGAACAAAGGAATAATGGACATAAAACATGTGACTACAAACAGTGTGTATTACAtagtttcttcttttggtttttgaagacacaGCCTCCTCTATTCCCATTTATCCCTGCTTGTCTGCAAACCTCCACCCTCTTCCTTTTCTAGAACAGTTCCTCATATATTGATGTATTTTCCTTACTCTCTGAGGCCTTCTATCACCCCATTATTTAAAATTGTTCCTTCTTGTCTTgacccccagcaccacaaaacaaaagccaaaagtGCCAAAGGTCTTCCTCAACATAACAGGAACACAGGCTAAATTGGTTTGCTCTCAGGTCTTTCCTGAGGAGGTATAAACTGACCAATAATTCTACTCCTTTAGAGAAAGTTTCAAGTCTCCTACATGTAATGCAGCTGAAATGTGCCTTGGGAAAGTAGTGTCAGGACTCAGGTTAGTGTCTCACTATAGTGTAAGTAGCCTAAGAAACTTTCATTACTATAAATATCAGCAACActtcctgcttccccatccctAGTCATTCACATCACAGAGTCAGCAAATTATACACATATTTCATATGACTAAATTTTCTACTAAAAAGGAACACAACACACTTAGCTAAACCTACATCATGTTATCTACAGGTTTATAATGTTAGCTATGAAATATTAACATTAAAGATACTAAAATATTAATGCTTTCCAAAGAGTAATCATCATTTTGTGTTTATAGAAATTTGTTTTAATCAACTATTCTCTGTTACTTGATTTATTAAAAACCCGTTTTCTTATTTTGGTGGGGAAGGCACATCATGCCAAGAcacatatgtggagatcagaggtcaattCTGGGGAGTCAGGTAACGCCTTTCACCATGTGCGTTCTGAGGGTCAATTCTGGGGAGTCAGGTAACGCCTTTCACCATGTGNNNNNNNNNNNNNNNNNNNNNNNNNNNNNNNNNNNNNNNNNNNNNNNNNNNNNNNNNNNNNNNNNNNNNNNNNNNNNNNNNNNNNNNNNNNNNNNNNNNNNNNNNNNNNNNNNNNNNNNNNNNNNNNNNNNNNNNNNNNNNNN
This genomic window from Mus caroli chromosome 12, CAROLI_EIJ_v1.1, whole genome shotgun sequence contains:
- the Rab10 gene encoding ras-related protein Rab-10, which codes for MAKKTYDLLFKLLLIGDSGVGKTCVLFRFSDDAFNTTFISTIGIDFKIKTVELQGKKIKLQIWDTAGQERFHTITTSYYRGAMGIMLVYDITNGKSFENISKWLRNIDEHANEDVERMLLGNKCDMDDKRVVPKGKGEQIAREHGIRFFETSAKANINIEKAFLTLAEDILRKTPVKEPNSENVDISSGGGVTGWKSKCC